From the genome of Rhodothermales bacterium:
CAGACCAGTCCCGAAATGACAGTCCCGTTCCGTAACAGCGAGATATTAGATACATGTACAAAGCGAGTGTTCAAATAACACTGCGGTCATCTATCCTCGACCCGCAGGGTAAGGCCACACAGCATGCCCTTCATAACCTCGGATACTCTGACGTCGATCGTGTACGCATCGGTAAGCACATCGAGATGTGGATTGATGTGGCCGAAAAAGCCGAGGCGGAACGAATCGCTCACGCCGCCTGCAAGGAGCTGCTGTCGAATCAGGTGATGGAGGACTACGAAATCTCGATTGAAAAGGATCACGCAGGTGCGACCCGCTGAATCTGTCGACGCCATGGCCGCGTTGCTTCAGGAATCTCTGGAGATCCGGGGCGCACGGGAGATGCCCGCCCCGCAGAAAGAAGTCATTACCGATGTTCTCGAGGAAGAGCGTCTGGACAATCCCTGGAGAGTGATCCTGTTCAACGATGACATTCATACGTTTGATGAAGTAATCTATCAAGTGACAAAGGCAACAGGTTGCAGCGCAAAGGATGCGG
Proteins encoded in this window:
- the purS gene encoding phosphoribosylformylglycinamidine synthase subunit PurS, with the translated sequence MYKASVQITLRSSILDPQGKATQHALHNLGYSDVDRVRIGKHIEMWIDVAEKAEAERIAHAACKELLSNQVMEDYEISIEKDHAGATR
- a CDS encoding ATP-dependent Clp protease adaptor ClpS, which encodes MPAPQKEVITDVLEEERLDNPWRVILFNDDIHTFDEVIYQVTKATGCSAKDAENIAWTVHLEGKACAFEGSFEECFRVQGVLREIQLVTEIEG